From Apium graveolens cultivar Ventura chromosome 9, ASM990537v1, whole genome shotgun sequence, the proteins below share one genomic window:
- the LOC141682928 gene encoding low-specificity L-threonine aldolase 1-like, giving the protein MVTKKVDLRSDTVTKPTEAMRAAMAIAEVDDDVLNFDPTARRLETEMAMITGKEAALFVPSGTMGNLISVLVHCDVRGSEVILGHDSHIAVYENGGISTIGGVHPRTVTNNKDGTMDIESIEAAIRNKNFEICYPTTRLICLENSHANSGGRCLSVEYTDMVGVLARNYGLKLHIDGARLFNASTALGVPVHRLVQAADSVSVCLSKGLGAPIGSVIVGSKSFIAKAKILRKTLGGGMRQSGVLCAAALVALQENVQKIEGDHKKARTLAEGLNNIKGLKVDLDAVETNIVFFDILEEANITAQKLCNILEEHDILLMQDKPKRLRIVLHHQISASDVQFTLSCIQKAVNGVSHGNGLA; this is encoded by the exons ATGGTGACGAAAAAGGTGGATCTTCGATCTGATACAGTAACCAAACCAACAGAAGCAATGAGAGCTGCAATGGCAATAGCTGAAGTTGATGATGATGTATTGAATTTTGACCCAACTGCTCGTCGTCTTGAAACTGAGATGGCAATGATCACAGGGAAGGAGGCAGCACTATTTGTTCCGTCAGGCACTATGGGGAATCTCATCAGTGTGCTTGTTCACTGTGATGTAAGAGGGAGTGAAGTAATACTTGGACATGATTCTCATATCGCTGTTTACGAAAATGGTGGCATCTCCACAATTGGCGGTGTTCACCCAAGGACTGTGACGAATAATAAAGATGGTACTATGGATATTGAATCGATTGAAGCTGCCATTAGAAACAAGAACTTTGAAATATGTTACCCAACTACTAGACTTATCTGTTTGGAGAATTCACATGCCAA TTCTGGTGGTCGGTGCCTTTCTGTGGAGTATACCGACATGGTTGGGGTTTTAGCAAGGAATTATGGGTTAAAGCTTCACATTGATGGGGCCCGTCTGTTCAATGCATCAACA GCACTTGGTGTTCCAGTTCATAGGCTTGTGCAGGCTGCTGACTCAGTTTCG GTATGTCTGTCTAAAGGTCTTGGTGCTCCAATTGGATCAGTAATTGTAGGCTCAAAAAGCTTCATAGCCAAG GCAAAGATTCTTAGGAAGACTTTGGGTGGTGGAATGAGACAGAGCGGTGTCCTCTGTGCAGCCGCACTCGTAGCATTGCAAGAGAATGTTCAGAAGATTGAGGGTGATCACAAGAAAGCAAGAACTTTAGCAG AGGGACTCAATAATATCAAAGGACTAAAGGTGGATCTTGATGCTGTGGAGACCAACATT GTGTTTTTTGATATACTAGAGGAAGCAAATATCACTGCACAAAAATTATGCAACATATTAGAAGAACATGACATACTTCTGATGCAAGATAAGCCAAAAAG GCTTAGGATTGTCCTTCACCACCAGATTTCTGCTAGTGATGTACAGTTCACCCTATCATGCATTCAG AAAGCTGTAAATGGGGTCTCGCATGGGAATGGTCTCGCTTGA